Proteins found in one Anopheles aquasalis chromosome 3, idAnoAquaMG_Q_19, whole genome shotgun sequence genomic segment:
- the LOC126578664 gene encoding calcium channel flower isoform X3 translates to MSFAERLAGLMARPGQDNVPRDDVPWHLKYGGRAAGIVGGFFAVLFGLYNCIGILLGDVGCLVGGILQILAGFVVLAIEAPCCFIFIDFVQQAAEKADQRPYWNRAALYCVIAIPPVIMCLGLGSLFGCGLIFVTGMLYGMMALGKKPTFVLSV, encoded by the exons ATG TCGTTCGCGGAAAGATTAGCGGGGCTGATGGCCCGGCCCGGTCAGGACAACGTTCCCCGCGATGATGTACCGTGGCACCTGAAGTACGGAGGCCGTGCAGCCGGAATCGTCGGTGGATTCT TTGCCGTCCTGTTCGGTCTGTACAACTGTATCGGTATCCTGCTCGGCGATGTCGGTTGTCTTGTCGGTGGTATCCTACAGATTCTGGCCGGTTTCGTGGTGCTCGCCATAGAAGCACCAtgttgcttcattttcatcgatttcgtGCAGCAGGCGGCCGAGAAGGCGGATCAGCGCCCATACTGGAACCGGGCAGCTCTGTACTGTGT GATTGCCATACCACCGGTCATCATGTGCTTAGGACTCGGTAGTCTATTCGGTTGTGGACTTATCTTTGTTACCGGAATGCTGTACGGTATGATGGCACTTGGCAAAAA
- the LOC126578664 gene encoding calcium channel flower isoform X2, with protein sequence MSFAERLAGLMARPGQDNVPRDDVPWHLKYGGRAAGIVGGFFAVLFGLYNCIGILLGDVGCLVGGILQILAGFVVLAIEAPCCFIFIDFVQQAAEKADQRPYWNRAALYCVIAIPPVIMCLGLGSLFGCGLIFVTGMLYGMMALGKKGSREDMAAMASPNAMSPVQGVPSTDQHSTLMEDPDSVIRQHAGSGISVGGNQLVR encoded by the exons ATG TCGTTCGCGGAAAGATTAGCGGGGCTGATGGCCCGGCCCGGTCAGGACAACGTTCCCCGCGATGATGTACCGTGGCACCTGAAGTACGGAGGCCGTGCAGCCGGAATCGTCGGTGGATTCT TTGCCGTCCTGTTCGGTCTGTACAACTGTATCGGTATCCTGCTCGGCGATGTCGGTTGTCTTGTCGGTGGTATCCTACAGATTCTGGCCGGTTTCGTGGTGCTCGCCATAGAAGCACCAtgttgcttcattttcatcgatttcgtGCAGCAGGCGGCCGAGAAGGCGGATCAGCGCCCATACTGGAACCGGGCAGCTCTGTACTGTGT GATTGCCATACCACCGGTCATCATGTGCTTAGGACTCGGTAGTCTATTCGGTTGTGGACTTATCTTTGTTACCGGAATGCTGTACGGTATGATGGCACTTGGCAAAAA AGGCTCACGCGAGGATATGGCAGCGATGGCCTCACCGAACGCGATGTCGCCGGTACAGGGCGTACCGTCAACCGATCAACACTCTACCCTCATGGAGGATCCCGAT
- the LOC126578956 gene encoding LOW QUALITY PROTEIN: zinc finger protein 252-like (The sequence of the model RefSeq protein was modified relative to this genomic sequence to represent the inferred CDS: inserted 3 bases in 2 codons) gives MSEDANLVHWSRLNSSKNVLLCDSKVCRLCGEENENGLPLXEISQLINRYLPVEVQDDGISPRWXQLLFNEIEREKQRELAASSKNVTVARVEDLGPLYGTLLDQAKWNELFSKAELSVTPCVGNDIPAIELHELEDLLKPTNDKDIRQDQTPSIREEEAQPVAGSTIDESHELIEKDWIVNSDVSMSGGRLIGFMNHNVSGIGSLVVVKLADGSSRKQSKFICDICAKSFAHERRYVRHRKTHSVLFECSDCLVKFGTTDKLKVHQQEKVHRGQGIVDGIQIDTKTTGHGTEQLDQYACDNCDNTFSELQMVLKHEETVHVSENRTYVCSACGKSFRQKDLLKRHQSTQTEGRPHQCKVCEASFKTRSMLSKHTKVHDAEAKCPVPCPWFPCDLQFRYKAGLKQHLNVHAGVKPLDCQYYEKRFSQRGTLKEHLRTHSDDKPFSCDSCEARYTTSSQQRLHVMRHNSVRPQQRPNAHAGEMISKRVCPTYPSVAFTRRIEGLTSIIVSKLLASLDTRTCCKM, from the exons atgtcggaAGACGCTAACCTCGTGCATTGGTCGAGACTAAATTCGTCGAAAAATGTGTTGCTCTGCGATTCGAAAGTGTGCCGGTTGTGTGGcgaagagaacgagaatgGCCTCCCGT GCGAAATTAGCCAACTAATCAACCGGTACTTGCCGGTAGAG GTTCAAGATGATGGTATCTCGCCACGGTG ACAGTTGCTGTTCAATGAAATCGAGAGGGAGAAACAGCGGGAACTGGCAGCCTCCAGTAAGAATGTTACCGTTGCCCGAGTGGAAGATCTCGGTCCCCTATACGGTACCCTTCTCGATCAAGCAAAGTGGAACGAGCTGTTCAGCAAGGCGGAGCTGTCTGTCACACCATGCGTCGGCAACGATATTCCGGCGATCGAGCTTCACGAGCTCGAAGACTTGCTTAAACCCACCAACGATAAGGACATCCGGCAAGATCAGACACCGTCCATCAGAGAAGAGGAGGCGCAACCGGTTGCTGGATCGACGATAGATGAATCGCACGAATTGATCGAAAAGGACTGGATCGTAAACTCAGATGTTTCAATGTCCGGTGGACGGTTGATAGGATTCATGAACCACAATGTCAGCGGCATCGGtagtctggtggtggtcaaatTGGCCGACGGATCATCGCGAAAGCAGTCCAAGTTCATCTGCGATATTTGTGCCAAGAGTTTCGCCCACGAGCGGCGCTATGTGCGGCATCGGAAAACGCATTCCGTCCTGTTCGAGTGTTCCGATTGTTTGGTAAAGTTCGGTACGACCGATAAGTTGAAGGTGCATCAGCAAGAGAAAGTTCACCGTGGGCAAGGGATAGTGGATGGAATTCAAATCGATACGAAGACTACAGGGCACGGGACGGAGCAATTGGATCAGTACGCTTGTGATAATTGTGATAACACGTTCTCGGAGCTGCAGATGGTGTTGAAGCACGAAGAAACGGTGCACGTTAGTGAAAACAGAACATACGTTTGTAGCGCTTGTGGTAAGTCCTTCCGGCAGAAGGATCTCCTGAAGCGCCACCAGAGCACACAGACCGAAGGGCGTCCCCATCAGTGTAAGGTGTGTGAGGCATCGTTTAAGACACGCTCGATGCTCTCGAAACATACCAAAGTGCATGACGCGGAAGCGAAGTGTCCTGTCCCGTGCCCCTGGTTCCCGTGTGACCTACAGTTCCGATACAAGGCCGGCCTCAAGCAACATCTGAACGTTCACGCGGGCGTGAAACCGCTCGATTGTCAATACTACGAAAAGCGATTTTCCCAGCGCGGTACCCTGAAGGAACATTTGCGAACGCATTCGGACGATAAACCCTTCTCGTGCGATTCCTGTGAGGCCAGATACACCACCAGCTCCCAGCAGCGATTGCACGTCATGCGCCACAACAGCGTGCGACCGCAACAGCGTCCGAACGCACACGCTGGAGAAATGATCAGTAAG CGTGTGTGTCCAACGTACCCATCGGTGGCATTCACGAGAAGAATAGAGGGCCTCACTAGCATAATTGTCAGCAAACTCTTAGCAAGCCTTGATACACGGACGTGCTGCAAGATGTGA